The Nocardia sp. NBC_00508 nucleotide sequence TTGCCGCCACATCAGCGCGGCCACACCGGCAACGATCAAGACCGAGCCCACCGGCCACGATCAGCACCGGACCCACCGGCCGCGGGCTTCCAGCTCGGCACCCGCACCTCGAATGCAATCCAGCACATCGACATGCTCAGCGATCTCCGCCACCCGCAGCAGGCGATCGGCGGTCGGCGGTCACCCGGTTGCCGTTCGCCACCGACCAGCTGCACGTAACGGTTCACTACGACGAACCGCTACCCCGAGTGCACGATCCGGCCTGGAATGCCTTCTGGCGCATCGACCCCCGGCTCGACGGCCACAGAGCGCCCGACGGTCCTCTCGTCATGTCCGTCGAGGACAAATTCGAACTCATCGCAGCCGGGCAGGCAGTGGCGATCGTGCCCACCGGAGGGCACACCAAAACCCTTCGCCCCGACCTGACTACCGTTCCGCTCGAAGACGTGGAGCCGGGCCACGTCGTGGTGGCGACCCGCGCCGACGACAACAGCCGCCTGGTCGCGGATTTCCGGAAATGCGCTCGAGCTCACCTCGGTTCAGCCCGGCCGAACGCGCGCCCGCCGCACCGCGCTGACGACTGACCGCGGCGAGGTGCGCCTTCGTCGATGTCCGTCGGGCCTGCGCCGATCTCGCCGCAGACGCCCCGGACGCGCTGCGAGGCGCGGATCGCGGGACGCGCCTGGCAACTATCATCGCGGGCCGATGGAACCGACGCGACCGTTAATTCGATGTCCTCGGGCCGGCGCTGGTCGTGGTCGGCGCCGGGGATCCCGTTGTCGTGGTAGTGGGATCTGTGGTCTTGGTGGGTGCCGCGGCCGAAGATGAGGCCGGTGGGGTCGTCACCTGCGGTGTGGCCGAGGCACTCGGGGTCTCGGACGCCGGTGCCGAAGTCGTCGGCACCGGGCTCGCCGTCGTGCTGCTGACATCGGTCTTCGCGGGGGCAGTAGTGGTCGCTGACGCGGCCGTGCTCTTGGCCGGTTCACTCGTCGGCGCCGCGGAGGACGTCGCCACCGCCTTGTACACGGCGGCGAGATCCGCCGATTCCGGCTTGGCGGTCGTGTCGACGGGCTTACCCGCCTGCGCCTGCTTCGCCAGGTGCGTGAGCCAGGCAGCCGCGTACTCGGCGGAGGTCAGCGGCTTGCCGTCGGCAGGATCGGCGTCACGCCAGTAGTCGAAGTGGTGACCGGTGTGGTTCGGCCCCAGCGTTTGCTGGTACGGGTCGCTCATGATCACCGGGATCGTGTTCTGGTTCGTCACGATGAGACCGATGATCTCGTTCAGCACCTTCTGCGGCAGGTAGGCCAGCGGCGACATCTCGTTCGTGGCGATCGACTCCGCCTTCGCCGGGGCTTTCGGCGTCTCACCCGGCCTGTATGCCGGATCCGACACCCTCAGCAGGACCTGGAGAAACGTCTCGTCGCTTTGCATCCAGTTCGGCTGCGACTGAATGTCCGCGAACGCCGCGAACGCGATACGACTGAGGACAACAGCGACGTCCTGCCCTGTCGCCGGTGTGAGCCCGTCTTTTTCGAGCGCGTCGACGTTCAACTGCCGGCCCACGTTGACCACCAACTGCAGCAGTGAGATGTTCTCCGGCGCCGCGCAGGTGAGATCGCCGTCGGAGCAGAACGACGCGATCTTGCCGTTCAGCGCACCGAAGTCGCCACTGGTTCCCGGCAGCGCACCCTGACCGGGCACCGGCTTCGCGCCGTTCTGATATTGCTGATCGAAGCCGTCGGGATTGCCGAACGGGTCCTTCGAACCGGGGAATGGCCCGTCTCCCGCCGAGCGCCCCGAGTCGGCCAGGATGACGACACCGACGACATCGGCCGGATCGACGATCCCGTATGCACCGTCCCCGTCGGTCTCCTGATGTCCGATCTCCATCGCGACGCGGCGGACGACGTCGGCGCCCTCGCTGTACCCGACGATCGAGAACTTGGTGTCGGGACATGCCCTCGAGATCTCCCGCATCACCTGTTCGGTATTCGCGACACCGGCGGTGACGGCGTCTTCGTAGGTGGCCATGTTCGCCGGGTACGCAATGTAGACAGCGGCATACGAGCCGGGATCGACTGCGCCGGCCGGCGCGTTGACGACCGGATCGACCCACTCGCTGCTGTGGTCGCCGGACAGCGCGGCGGGCAATGCCTGACCGTTGGCATCGACAAGCAGCTTGGTGGTGCCCGCGACAGGAGTGTCGCCGCGGCCGGCCACCGAGATGGTCACCATGTCGTGGCACTCCGTGACGGATGCCTTGAGCTGCGTATCCTCGGTGTGCGGCGCCGATGTCAGTGCCCATGAGGCGGCGACGACAGCCGTCACCCCCAGCACTGCCGGCGCGACAACGGCCGAAGCGATGCGATGCCGCGCAATGAACTCGCGAAAAGCCACGTCCTGATCCCCATTCGATCTCCAATAAAAAAGGACGAACAGGCCCCCCGACGAAGCCATGCGTCACCAAGGAGGTCGTAGCTGGGGATGCGAGCGTTACCGGCCCGGATCTCGGACTGCCACGGCGGCCCCATCCCACGTGGTCGATGCGCCGATTCCGGGCGCTCAGCCGGTCACTGGCGCGGTTCGGGAACCTGACCGGGATGGCTCCTGTGCTCCGGGGCAGTCGGCGATGCGTGCGCGCAGCAGTTGAATTCGAAGTCAACTTCAAGTAACGTGCCGCCCACTGACCGTGACCAGCGTCACATCAGGTTCGTTCTCGAATTGGAGATAGGTATGACTCCGAACACAGATTCCGGCAGACCGGATCAAAAGAAATTACGGCGACTCATGGCCGCTGCCCTGATCGGCAGTTCGATCGAATGGTACGACTTTTTCATCTACGGAACGGCTGCTGCCCTGGTATTCGGCAAGCTGTTCTTTCCCGATTCGTCGCCACTGATGGGTACGTTGCTGTCCTTCAGCACGTTCTGGGCGGGCTTCGTCGCCCGGCCCCTGGGCGGACTGCTGTTCGGACACATCGGCGACACTTTCGGCCGTAAGCCGGCACTGGTCTCCTGCCTGATCCTTGTCGCGGTATCCACCTGCGCGATCGGTATGCTGCCGACCGCTCAATCGGCCGGGGTTGCCGCGCCGATTCTGCTGGTTACATTGCGGTTCCTCCAGGGCATCGCCGTCGGCGGCCAGTGGGGCGGGGTGACCCTGCTTCTCACGGAAACCACCAAGCCCAACCGCAGAGGCCAAGCGGGCACCTTCGGCCAGATGGGCGTACCGTTCGGCCTGCTGCTCGGCACGGGTGCTTTTCTTCTGGTCGGCGCACTCGTCAAAGGGGCCGACTTCCTGGCCTGGGGTTGGCGCATCCCTTTCCTGTCCAGCGCCGTGCTGTTTCTTGTGGTGCTGTTCATTCAACTCCGCATCGAGGACTCCCCTGAATTCCGTCGGCTCCAAACCCGTGCCGACGAAGCCTCGACGGCGATCGCGCAGGCCCCGATTCTCGAAGTGCTGCGGAAGCACCGGAAGCAGGTGCTGCTCGGCGCAGGCCTGCTGTTCGGAACGAACGCCATGTTCTACATCAGCGTTGCGGGTGTGCTCGACTATGGTGTCC carries:
- a CDS encoding cutinase family protein produces the protein MAFREFIARHRIASAVVAPAVLGVTAVVAASWALTSAPHTEDTQLKASVTECHDMVTISVAGRGDTPVAGTTKLLVDANGQALPAALSGDHSSEWVDPVVNAPAGAVDPGSYAAVYIAYPANMATYEDAVTAGVANTEQVMREISRACPDTKFSIVGYSEGADVVRRVAMEIGHQETDGDGAYGIVDPADVVGVVILADSGRSAGDGPFPGSKDPFGNPDGFDQQYQNGAKPVPGQGALPGTSGDFGALNGKIASFCSDGDLTCAAPENISLLQLVVNVGRQLNVDALEKDGLTPATGQDVAVVLSRIAFAAFADIQSQPNWMQSDETFLQVLLRVSDPAYRPGETPKAPAKAESIATNEMSPLAYLPQKVLNEIIGLIVTNQNTIPVIMSDPYQQTLGPNHTGHHFDYWRDADPADGKPLTSAEYAAAWLTHLAKQAQAGKPVDTTAKPESADLAAVYKAVATSSAAPTSEPAKSTAASATTTAPAKTDVSSTTASPVPTTSAPASETPSASATPQVTTPPASSSAAAPTKTTDPTTTTTGSPAPTTTSAGPRTSN
- a CDS encoding MFS transporter gives rise to the protein MTPNTDSGRPDQKKLRRLMAAALIGSSIEWYDFFIYGTAAALVFGKLFFPDSSPLMGTLLSFSTFWAGFVARPLGGLLFGHIGDTFGRKPALVSCLILVAVSTCAIGMLPTAQSAGVAAPILLVTLRFLQGIAVGGQWGGVTLLLTETTKPNRRGQAGTFGQMGVPFGLLLGTGAFLLVGALVKGADFLAWGWRIPFLSSAVLFLVVLFIQLRIEDSPEFRRLQTRADEASTAIAQAPILEVLRKHRKQVLLGAGLLFGTNAMFYISVAGVLDYGVRELGLERNSVLAVSLISSAISVPVIYLAGSLSDRMGRRPLMLTGAAIMALWAFPYFWLVDTGSLTGILVASVVGTGIGSGLVYGPLAAYLAELFEPRVRYSGITLAYQLAAILVSGGTPFLMTALLAATESTAAVSAFLMIMALCTLGSAWALPETVAPKQSATIGGQVSASVQP